ATTCGTGTGCTTCCTCCCGCAGTTCCAAGTAGTCAAGTGAAGGCCAACTCAGCAACCTGGGAGCGTGCAATTGCTGAGAGGTAATTTATGAAAGTTCTTAAGAGACATATTATCTGCAGGGAGTAACCTTGATAGTCCACATATCAGTGCCAATAGATATTTTCATGTCAATTGTCAGAGTTATTTCAATATTTTGTATTCTGATGCTGATTTCTGTTTGTCAGGGCAGATTTTGGTGGAGCCTTTTGGTTGGAGTTGATTGGTGGGATGCTGTTGGCTGTACACAGAGTGCTGCTGAGGACGGCATTGGtaagaatatttaaattttctgcagTATTATTGTGTGACTGATAGGAGTATGGTGCAagagaaattagaaaagaaatctAATGTCATTATATGATACTTTCATTTATGCATTTTCTGAGAGAATATCTATGTATAATGATGGCAGCACCTCTTTTTTATGACAGTGATTCTTGCTTTCTTTCAGTTTATCTGAACAGTGTCATTGCAGTCTTGGATGCGGATTTTCATTCTCTTCCTTCTACACAGCACAGACAACAGTATGGTCCTGTACGTTTCTCTTGACTATTGCAATCTTAAAATCTAGTCATTGTTTAaccttttgaaatttttgtatgTGCTGACTTGATACTTACAATTATGAACATGGGAGTTGCTTGCTATTGTGGGTTCCTCTTACTTTTTTCCtattccaaaaatataatttttctggATGGTTATGTGCCATCTCAGGGATTGTGGGTACTTAGCAACTTTGTATCTCATTTTGTGgttctttattattttgttgtgcTGTTAATTACTTCTCCTAATAGTCCTACCACgaaaagcaaaagaaataataataataataataaaggtacAAATAGTGTATAAATTATAGAAATTtgagaagaaaattatttaatatgatCTAATACGGTATGTTCCTCTAATTTCTATGCTACTTGTTATGCATGGAGAGGTTATGAAAAGTCATAACAAAGGTTCTGCAGCAGCTAAATGATGTTGCAGTTCTCCAAATGCTATCCATTTGAAGAAGTATTATGCTATTATAGCGCCTTGAAATGACTTTTGATTTAAGTTCTGATAGAGTAACTGGCTTTAGAATTTATATAAAGACTCCACATAGATGGCCTCCGTTTTTTCATCTTTGTAGCTGACATCCACCTGCCTCTATGGGATTCTGAAAATCTAAAAGTGGCTTGGAGTTGTACTGGAGCCCGCCGCCCCCGGGGGGGCGGGGGGGTGGTTGGGGTTTGTTTATTTAGATGCTCATTCAGCTCACTTGTTtgattcctaattttttttgtctggttttgttaatttatgaaaGAGAATTTGGTTTTGGATGATGCAGAGTCTAGACAGGATAAAATGTAGGTTGCTGGAAGGTACAAATGCTCAAGAAGTTAGGGCAATGGTTCTTGATATGCAAGCAAGATTGTTGCTAGATATGCTAGGGAAAGGAATTGAATCAGCTTTGATAAATCCTTCAGCTCTAGTACCTGAGCCATGGCTGGCAAATGGTGATACGTTATCTGGCATTGATCCTGAAGCAATGGCTGTTGACCCAGCACTAGTTCTGAGTATTCAGGTTTCCTTTGGCTCTATTTTGACTTTTTCCATGTTCATGTGATATGTCTTCAatccttttgtttttatctgttttttcttttcttttgggagtcaatcctatcaaaattttaaatactaaGATCAGCTGATGCCGCTGATTGGTTCTTTGTTTTCCCATGCATCCAGTAACTTTAATGTAATGTGGTTATTTCTTTGCGGCATACAatgtattttcctttttttattccttAGTTGCTAAAAGAATATTTCAATAAATGCTGCAGCATGTAGTATAATGGACTTGGGCTATGTCTAGGCTATTATAGCTGGGAAAGTGAAACCTAGACAAAACAATTAATGTTAGCCAATTTTGGGCTTATAATTTAGCCTTAGCCTTAGCACTGTTGTTGAGCTGGCCAGAGGTGCCCTTTCCTCTGTCAGCTCATATGTTTCTTGATATGGTAGTTTTATTTTGTgtacttttcctttctttttgagcttttttaatttctagAATATAATGCAGGCTTACGTAGACGCCGTTCTTGATCTAGCTTCACATTTCATTACACGCTTAAGGCGCTATGCAAGTTTCTGTCGCACATTGGCCAGTCATGCTGTTACAGCTGGCACTGGAAGCAATCGCAATATGGTCACTAGTCCAACCCAAAGTTCTGCCACTCCTGCAACAAGTCAGGGTCAGTATGTGCTGATCTTCccaaaattgaaatatgaaaagaacaaaattttgtatgTTGATTCAATCAGAGATGTCAAATTCTATAATGCCTTGCGCAATAAAAATTGAGCACATGCTGATCAGTCACACATCATTTTTGACCTAACTAAGAGGCAAGCAAGGGATAGCtgcaataatatttttctttttcacttggTGATCAATGATATGTGTTTTGTGATAAAGTCATCAGAAACAAGCGGCTCCTATGAATATAATTTTGTTCCTCTTTCTCATTGACGTCAATGCTAAATTTCTCTCAACACTAATGCCATATTGTCCAGGAGGTCAAAGTGGTACTGCAAGCTCCACAGGAAGCACCCAAATGCAAGCTTGGGTACAAGGTGCTATAGCTAAGATCAGTAGCACAAATGATGGAGTGTCCAATTCCACTCCGAACCCTATAAGTGGTCCATCATCTTTCATGCCGATAAGCATTAACACAGGAACTTTTCCAGGAACACCAGCAGTGAGGCTCATTGGGGATTGTCATTTCCTTCATCGATTATGCCAACTTttgcttttctgttttttctttcggCGAACACAACTTCCCCGCTATCTCGGGGCTGCACAGAGAAATGCCGATACCAATATGCAAAAACCTCAGCCAGGTGCTCCTGGCAAGTTGGAGGAGATCAATTCTATGTCTGCGAAACCAACTTCAGCTGTGGCCAGGTCGGATGATGGTCAGGTAGCTCGAGCTAATCAACTCATAGCTGGAGCAAAAGGAATTGAAGACGTACCTACCGGCCGGGCAAGACTAGGTTATGGCAATGCTGGTCAAGGATACACTTTTGAGGAGGTGAAAGATGATGCTCTCTTATTACTTAAAACTCCACATAAAATGAAGcgccaaatataattttttcctatACAGCAAAACATAATTTGTTTGATTCATGGACTAAGAacaattgtttggtttttcatgTTCAATAAGAGCACAAAAGATTTGACATGAAGAACTCTATTTATTGATGTCATGCAGGTGAAGGTCCTTTTCCTTATACTTATGGATCTCTGTCGGCGAACAGTAACCCTGGCACATCCCTTGCCAGTTTCTCAGGTGGGGAGCGGCAACATCCAGGTGCGGCTCCATTACATTGATGGGAATTATACAGTACTTCCCGAGGTTGTAGAAGCATCCCTTGGCCCACATATGCAGGTATCCATGTTTATGATATAATCTTCTGAAAGACTTACTGATTATAAAGGAGCTAAATTAGGTTTGCTATCACTAGTTATTAATGATCCTGCCAAAGATTAAACTAAATCCTCTATTGCTTTGAAAGCCTGCAATATAGTAAATTAATGGtgactcaaaaataaaataacccaGAGTAGCAAACTATTATACTGATAGAGCATGGTAGAGTTTACTTTTTTGTTGAGTTGGAAGGGCTTTTGCTGAAAGTCTAATAAAATTACTTGCTTGGGCACTATGGGTTTTGAACTTACCTTCGTTCTGTCTCTGGTtgctttgaaatttttgaaatccTAGAGTTATGCCTTCTGATAACATTTGTTATTTCTTCTACTGAACTTTTGCCTCCTTCTCTAATGGGCCATGTAGAATATGCCCCGGCCTAGAGGCGCAGATGCTGCTGGTCTCTTACTCCGTGAGCTAGAACTCCACCCTCCTGCTGAAGAGTGGCACAGGCGGAATATGTATGGTGGGCCTTGGTCTGATTTAGATGATATGGGTCCTGTAGATGACTCTGCCAAGCTAAGCTCTGGAGACCCACTTGATTTCAACTCATTGGAAAATTGTGATGTTTATTATGGTGCCCATACCCTGTGGCCGAGGAAGCGCAGGATGTCTGAAAGAGATGCAGCTTTTGGCTTGAACACTTCTGTGGGCCTGGGTGCATATCTTGGTATAATGGGTTCTCGCAGAGATGTTGTTACTGCCGTGTGGAGGACTGGCCTTGAAGGTGTTTGGTACAAGGTTTGATAATGTCTTCTTCAAATATTTGTTGGGTCTTAAACTTCAAATATTTCTTGTTTGGGTAATTTGTGTCATTTGCCTTAGGGTTAGTTGATAAAGATCTGCAGACATTTCATATATTGCGTACTGTATATGGATATCAACAGTACTATAGGTTCCATCTAGAAATTTCTTGAGTTAAAAATCTTTTTGGTACTATTTTTTCTTCGTCTAACTTATGGATTTCTTTAATTACCTTGAATGAACAGATCCTGTGGTGGAcagcaaaaagaaaattttatttcaggCGACGTTCTCACTTTTCATCTAGTTCTTTTTTGtaacattttgttgaaagtacTGACACCTTGAGAAAATTAGTGAACGTCGATTGTTTTTGTTTGTCTGTCGGCTATGACTAGTGATAATTTACAGACTAAGGGATTTCTTGCTGTGAGTCTAATCATACGTacttttgtgtgttttgttcGCCCGTGGGCCCCACACCCCCTGTCTACTCCTCTCCCTGTGTCAGTGTGTTTGCATatgcttttcctttttaatCTAACTTTGTAATCTTGACTTCTTCGGATGCAGTGCATAAGATGTTTGCGGCAGACTTCAGCTTTTGATTCACCAGGTGCTTCCAGTCCACCTAATCAACATGACCGGGAAACTTGGTGGATCAGCCGCTGGGCTTATGGCTGTCCAATGTGTGGTGGGACATGGGTTCGAGTTGTATAGATGACTGCATCGAATGTTTTGTTTGGATGGGAACAAGTTTCATGGTGATAGATATACATATTTACTAGCTGATAATTGGCAGTATACCAAATATGATGCTGACTGGACACTTAGGGAAAAGGTGTTGGTTAGGTGGATGGACTCATTCGTGAATATTGAATATTTTCTTTCTCAGTGGACAACTTCACTTGGATCTCATGATAGTAGCCATCCTATTTCTCAGTTCGTTGACTTCTAATCATGCCAGAGCAATCTTCTGTAGGATATGCAATTTGGGTTTCAAGGTCAATGTTACCCCCACGATGCTTGTCTTCTCCCCTATTACGTGCTGCTATTCTGCTGCAGAGATTCTAGGACGGATCCCCTCCTTGCTTGCCCAGTGACAGTACATATTGGCCCCTCCAAAGGTATCCCTTCCAGGCTTCACCCCCCCAGAACATCAGAACTCAGTAAATGAATGCGGAATGTGtagtggatatatatatatatatattttcgaatTGTTTCATTATTGAGGCCTTTAAGCATGGGGCAAATTGCCAATTCTAACAGGCTGATTACGGAACTGCAGAGGAGCATAACCATTTCTcccctatttatttatttatgtttaaaaaaaattgtatttttcattcTTGCAATTGTGACTTAGGAAGCAAAAGGTTTTGTCattgttgtttgatttttttagaaaaaatgtaTGATTTCCATCTTTTACCAACCTCTTGTCCAtttccatacaaaaaaaaattggtaaatcTACTATTGAATATGTGGGACCACATGGAACCAACATGTGGTCTCACATTTATATtcatgaatttacaaaaaagatGTGCAAGAGATTGATGTGTAACATCTTCTCAAGGACTTGATTTTGCAATGTTTTCTGTGgtaagttttatttaaattcttAAGCTTTTGCTGATTCTCCTCCTCTTTCCACTTGCAGATtgtaaatattcttttttcGAAGGGGGAATGAGGGGCTGGAGAAATAGTTCGAACTCAAGCTGGCGACCTGGCATGCCCATTTTTGCTGTTGTTTTACAGACATGTATTTGACAAATTGTACTTTCTGTTACCCAAAAGACAGTTACACCCTCTTAAATGACAGCGTAATGTAAATCTTTTTGAACTACCGAAATGTCAATTAGATAGAAGCATATGGCAATTTAGGGTATGTGCGGTTTAGCAGTTTCAAAACATGcgaacttgaaaaaaaaaattatatatatagtgattcAAAACTCAGTTaatgaaaatttgatttctaaAATGTAGTTAGTGTTTAGCAAAATCAATGACTtcacctttaaaatcgcaattaaTCCTTTAAAATTATGGGACTTCTATAAAAAGGCACATTCTTACCtgctatttgatttttaaacgCACTTCAAAATAAATTACTCTTTGCTATGTTGTTTTAAAACTTGTATTTTTTACTTCGTGAAATTGTATAGAGATCGGACTCTTGGTGGTTTCAATTCAAATTCCCTCCTGATATGCCTATAAATATGTGCATTGTTTGCGAAGCTTAAAGTGgcagaagaacaaaaaagaaagctgGTGGTGAAGCTTTGTTGAGGTATTTGAATTGTCAAAAGAGATTATGAAGCGCAAAACTCGTGGTACCCTTCTGTTTGTGTTTAACGGTTCTAGTGATGCTAGTCTGAGACGAGCCATGTTTCTTTAGAACCTTATaaattagctaaaaaaaaaaacctgtatttatcttttaaaattgtctaaaacatatataaatttgCATATTACGTAAAACCAATAGGTgtatgaacaatttttttttttttttaaaaaaaaaaaaaaaaaaaatagaagaagaagaaagagaaagaaaaagaaaaagaaggtatATTAACAAAAGAACATGGCGAAGCCCAGACCCACTTTCCGAACTGACGGGTATTCTCGAATTGAATTTGTTCCTAAACAAAGTATAAACAACTCATCCACTGTAGAGAGCTAAGCTAATCGTTGATCACTCATCGCCCATTTCAATCTTTCACAAACCCAGAGGGAGAGACAAAGATGAGCAGCAGTCCGGGGACGCACTCGCTGGCGTTCAGGGTGATGCGGCTGTGCAGGCCGTCGTTCCACGTGGACCCTCCGCTCCGCCTGGACCCGACCGATCTCATTGCCGGCGAGGATATCTTCGACGACCCCATCGCCGCCTCCCACCTCCCTCGCCTCATCGACTGCCACGTTGCCAACCCCGCCGACTCCTCGGATCTCAGCTATCGCTCCCGATTTCTCCTCCACGACCCCTCCGACCCCATGGGCCTCTCCGGCCTCCTCGTCCTCCCCCAATCCttcgggtctctctctctctctcctaatTAACCAATCACTAATCACAATTATAATTCTCTAATTACTCTCTTAACAGCGCGATTTACTTGGGAGAGACTTTCTGTAGCTATATCAGCATCAACAACAGCTCCAATTTCGAAGTCAAGGAAGTTATAATCAAGGTCAGTGTTTTCAGTTTTCACTTTCCATTCCTCAAACCAAAGCTCTTCAATAATCACACAATGAGCGGTTCATCATAGGCGGAAATGCAAACGGAGAGACAGAGAATCTTGCTGTTGGACACCTCGAAAGCGCCCGTTGAATCTATACGCGCGGGAGGGCGCTACGATTTCATCGTCGAACACGATGTTAAGGAACTTGGAGCTCACACGTAAGTCGCAATCTCACCTAGCGGCGTCTTTGTATCAATGAGCGCATGTGTTTATGTCTTCTGTGTTTGCTTCGCGATTTTCTAGGCTTGTCTGCACTGCGCTGTACAATGATGGTGATGGCGAGCGTAAATATCTTCCGCAGTTCTTCAAGTTCGTTGTTGCCAATCCGCTTTCTGTTAGGACAAAGGTATGCGAAATCCAATCATTTTGTTTCAACTGCAGCCCAAAATTCTTGAGCTGATTCCAAATGGTGAATGTAATGTAAtcatttaactattattttaacATTAAGTGGGGTTCAATAtgctgaattttttaaattgattttgaaGTTAGGATCATTACCAATTCTCCACGGAACTTAAACCGgtagaaaattgtaaatttaatcatttaacctTCCGATCTTGGATGGAGGTTCAAACTTCAGTAAATATAACATCATTTCGATATTATGTTGACATAGTTAATACCAGGGGATGTTATTTCGGCATTTTTGCAAAATATAATATGGGTTCATTTCTGTTTTGCAGGTTCGTGTTGTTAAGGTATGTTGAGGCTGACTGTAGTTGTTGAATGTAAGTTTGAGAAATCTTCTGCCAGTCTTATAGATTTTTCAAAACTGAAGTAGGACTGATTTTAGGTGTCCACTGACTTCAAATAGGAGTACCATGTTAGGTTAATTTACGAATGAAGTGATTGGAGTAAATGGCATCACTCTAATGACTTCCTGTTTGGTCACAATAATCTTGGTACTCTTgtatttaatttcctttttttgtttggttctttttaattattagattATTTCATTCTGTCATCTTTGGTACTTCAAAAAGCCTGGTGGGTTATGCCAATTTTGTGCTTCCTTTATCTGGGGTggatgcattttcttttctttttttatatatgtaatcTATATCCATAAATCATGTAAGGGGTGGGAGCTATTTCCAACACTGTGTCTGGTTAGTTAAAAGTTGATCCAGTGAACAGCACCATCAGACACTCATACCAAAAGTTTTGGATTACTGTAATTTAACTATTTATAGACATAAGGAAGCCACATTGGAAATGAGCTCATTATACACATTGTATTGCTAATAGTTTTACAAACTACATAGTGGAAATGAAGGTGGACTTAACCTTACCGATTCTTCGCGTTTCTGGCTTCTCTGTGTCTTCTTCACAACTTAAGTACAATCATGTGACTTTGTGCCTTGTCATAAGTGATCGAGTTTATGATATTCATTTGGGTGTTTATCTGGGTCATTTTGGCCTCCCTATGATAGCTGCATCTTCTTTCTCAGGAAACTACATTTCTGGAAGCTTGCATTGAAAATCATACTAAATCAAACCTTTTTATGGACCAAGTTGAGTTTGAGCCCACTCAGCATTGGAGTGCAACAATATTAAAAGCCAATGAGCACGATTCAGACAACAATTCTAAGACTAGGTGTGTGGCAAATTTACTATTTTAGAGTGAGATTTTTGACAGATGGTGCCTTGCTTATTCTCACCACAAATTTTTGTACCTTATTATTTTTTGGCGTGTGTTTGTAAGCAGACTTTGAATTATCTAAGCTATTTTTATCTCCTTGTATTTCTTAATTATTGATCATGCACTAATTTAAACTGACAGAGAGAAGACACCAGTCCTTATCAGATCTGGTGGAGGAATTCACAACTATCTTTATAAGTTGAAATTGTCATCTCATGGTTCTGCACAAATGAAAGTTGAGGGTAGTAATATTCTTGGGAAACTTCAGATTACATGGCGTACAAATCTGGGGGAACCTGGTCGCCTACAGACACAGCAGATTCTGGGCACTGTAAGTGCTTATTCTTCAATACATGGAAGCTTGAATATATTTGAAGACCTTACCTAGTAACCTATCACTCATTAAGAGGAATATTTTTTCCActatttacttattttatttctgtATTTATTCCTATTTCTAactttctttttattgaaaagtgctttttaatttttttatttacatttttttttccattagaAGTCTGTACTAGGAATTtagtttttcaagttttttttgttttttattttttttattcttttcctcAGTGGGCATGTCGCCATGTATTTATGACATGCATACACTGGGAATAGCAAAGTTGAAACTTTGAGGCATGCAGACAAACTCATGCTTATACATGCACGCATGGATAAACACGAACATATACGATTTCTATGTAGGCAAATAACTGTCACTTATTCTGTGGACTGTTTCTCTGGCAGCCTGTCACACGCAGCAATATTGAGTTGCATGTTGTGGAGGTTCCATCGATTATCAACTTGGAAAGACCCTTTTCGGTAATTATGATCATCTGTTACCCCTTTTCTGTCTCTCTTTATGCATAATCCAAGCGCAGTTTAACTGACAGAATTTAAAATGGCCATCAGAAGTTATTCACTCATTCTAGTGTCTGTTAGAATTGATTCTCCATCCTTTAGGCtgtccttttccttttcattcttcaattttttgtcCTGAAGTTATTTTTAGACAGTTAAATATCTAAAACTGTTTGGAAACTGAGTGATTAATTGCTTCCTCTACAGCTACACTTGAAACTCACAAACCAGACAGAGAGAGAATTGGGACCTTTTGAAGTTTCTTTGCTGCAAAATGGGTTGCTTGAAGAGAAGGTTATTATGATTAATGGTCTCAAAACGACGGTAAAGCATTTAGACTATTAACATTATGTTTAAGGACATTTTACATTGACAGATAGTATGCTTATTGCTCAATTTATGATTTACCATTCTGGATTTTCTCTCTAGTGGGGAACACTCATTTTAGTATCCTAATGATTAGGTGCATAGTTGCTCATTTTGCTTGAAAAATCACTTTCCTCTATTTAACTGGATATGAACCTTGCACCTTGAGATTATGGTAGACCTTGGAAACTTTTTGGACTTTGGGCATAGTTGAGATGAGTTACATGGATTTGACTTGATGACATTCACATAACTTTATGTATGTCAGTTTCTTAATTCCCTTCAAGCTTAATAAAAATCTTGATTGTCTGTGTTTTTGATATATGGATTTGATATTGGCGTACAGGTCTTACCTCAGGTTGCAGCGTTTAGTTACACAGACTTCCACCTGGTAAGGAGAAACTGACATGCTCCTTGTAGGCCACTTTAGCTTGAAAATATGGCTTGAATATACACCTTGACTTtaaatttttgtacaattttcaTGTAAAATAGTTATTGTAATTGTGAAGATTTTATATATGGAACCATCTAGTA
This DNA window, taken from Alnus glutinosa chromosome 5, dhAlnGlut1.1, whole genome shotgun sequence, encodes the following:
- the LOC133867898 gene encoding mediator of RNA polymerase II transcription subunit 16 isoform X1; the protein is MNQVVAGAKEVEDEPAAAQSAEVSKVAEKTEPAGATEEEAEEKPDDPMEEDSALSPATVFCIRLKQPRSNLLHKMSVPELCRNFSAVAWCGKLNAIACASETCARIPSSNANPPFWIPIHIVIPERPTECAIFNVTADSPRDSVQFIEWSPTSCPRALLIANFHGRTTIWIQPSQGPVNLVRDASCWQLEHEWRQDIAVVTKWLSGVSQYRWLSSKSSTPTTSKSTFEEKFLSQQSQTSARWPNFLCVCSVFSSGSVQLHWSQWPPSQNGASSKWFCTSKGLLGAGPSGIMAADAIITDSGAMHVAGVPIVNPSTVVVWEVTPGPGNAFQATPKTSLSNGLPPSLSPPSWAGFAPLAAYLFSWQEYLISEATQGKRTDPDLSDTVPLHCSPVSNFSAYVSPEAAAQSAATTTWGSGVTAVAFDPTCGGSVIAIVIVEGQYMSPYDPDEGPSITGWRVQRWESSLKPVVLHQIFGNPTSSYGGQAPMQTVWVSKVDTSIPPTDDFKSHQAAPTGPASDVRKMCDLGADKGKKVIFDPFDLPSDVRTLARIVYSAHGGEIAIAFLRGGVHIFSGPNFAPVDKYQINVGSAIATPAFSSTSCCSASVWHDTSKDRTMLKIIRVLPPAVPSSQVKANSATWERAIAERFWWSLLVGVDWWDAVGCTQSAAEDGIVYLNSVIAVLDADFHSLPSTQHRQQYGPSLDRIKCRLLEGTNAQEVRAMVLDMQARLLLDMLGKGIESALINPSALVPEPWLANGDTLSGIDPEAMAVDPALVLSIQAYVDAVLDLASHFITRLRRYASFCRTLASHAVTAGTGSNRNMVTSPTQSSATPATSQGGQSGTASSTGSTQMQAWVQGAIAKISSTNDGVSNSTPNPISGPSSFMPISINTGTFPGTPAVRLIGDCHFLHRLCQLLLFCFFFRRTQLPRYLGAAQRNADTNMQKPQPGAPGKLEEINSMSAKPTSAVARSDDGQVARANQLIAGAKGIEDVPTGRARLGYGNAGQGYTFEEVKVLFLILMDLCRRTVTLAHPLPVSQVGSGNIQVRLHYIDGNYTVLPEVVEASLGPHMQNMPRPRGADAAGLLLRELELHPPAEEWHRRNMYGGPWSDLDDMGPVDDSAKLSSGDPLDFNSLENCDVYYGAHTLWPRKRRMSERDAAFGLNTSVGLGAYLGIMGSRRDVVTAVWRTGLEGVWYKCIRCLRQTSAFDSPGASSPPNQHDRETWWISRWAYGCPMCGGTWVRVV
- the LOC133867898 gene encoding mediator of RNA polymerase II transcription subunit 16 isoform X2, whose translation is MGGQLFGFSLLKGQLIWCVMLAVGSLSMNGDRILQLLQSGYRGCLRWLSSKSSTPTTSKSTFEEKFLSQQSQTSARWPNFLCVCSVFSSGSVQLHWSQWPPSQNGASSKWFCTSKGLLGAGPSGIMAADAIITDSGAMHVAGVPIVNPSTVVVWEVTPGPGNAFQATPKTSLSNGLPPSLSPPSWAGFAPLAAYLFSWQEYLISEATQGKRTDPDLSDTVPLHCSPVSNFSAYVSPEAAAQSAATTTWGSGVTAVAFDPTCGGSVIAIVIVEGQYMSPYDPDEGPSITGWRVQRWESSLKPVVLHQIFGNPTSSYGGQAPMQTVWVSKVDTSIPPTDDFKSHQAAPTGPASDVRKMCDLGADKGKKVIFDPFDLPSDVRTLARIVYSAHGGEIAIAFLRGGVHIFSGPNFAPVDKYQINVGSAIATPAFSSTSCCSASVWHDTSKDRTMLKIIRVLPPAVPSSQVKANSATWERAIAERFWWSLLVGVDWWDAVGCTQSAAEDGIVYLNSVIAVLDADFHSLPSTQHRQQYGPSLDRIKCRLLEGTNAQEVRAMVLDMQARLLLDMLGKGIESALINPSALVPEPWLANGDTLSGIDPEAMAVDPALVLSIQAYVDAVLDLASHFITRLRRYASFCRTLASHAVTAGTGSNRNMVTSPTQSSATPATSQGGQSGTASSTGSTQMQAWVQGAIAKISSTNDGVSNSTPNPISGPSSFMPISINTGTFPGTPAVRLIGDCHFLHRLCQLLLFCFFFRRTQLPRYLGAAQRNADTNMQKPQPGAPGKLEEINSMSAKPTSAVARSDDGQVARANQLIAGAKGIEDVPTGRARLGYGNAGQGYTFEEVKVLFLILMDLCRRTVTLAHPLPVSQVGSGNIQVRLHYIDGNYTVLPEVVEASLGPHMQNMPRPRGADAAGLLLRELELHPPAEEWHRRNMYGGPWSDLDDMGPVDDSAKLSSGDPLDFNSLENCDVYYGAHTLWPRKRRMSERDAAFGLNTSVGLGAYLGIMGSRRDVVTAVWRTGLEGVWYKCIRCLRQTSAFDSPGASSPPNQHDRETWWISRWAYGCPMCGGTWVRVV
- the LOC133869389 gene encoding uncharacterized protein LOC133869389 yields the protein MSSSPGTHSLAFRVMRLCRPSFHVDPPLRLDPTDLIAGEDIFDDPIAASHLPRLIDCHVANPADSSDLSYRSRFLLHDPSDPMGLSGLLVLPQSFGAIYLGETFCSYISINNSSNFEVKEVIIKAEMQTERQRILLLDTSKAPVESIRAGGRYDFIVEHDVKELGAHTLVCTALYNDGDGERKYLPQFFKFVVANPLSVRTKVRVVKETTFLEACIENHTKSNLFMDQVEFEPTQHWSATILKANEHDSDNNSKTREKTPVLIRSGGGIHNYLYKLKLSSHGSAQMKVEGSNILGKLQITWRTNLGEPGRLQTQQILGTPVTRSNIELHVVEVPSIINLERPFSLHLKLTNQTERELGPFEVSLLQNGLLEEKVIMINGLKTTVLPQVAAFSYTDFHLNLIATKLGVQRITGITVFDTSEKRSYEPLPDFEIFVDLD